CATGGGCATCTGGGAGAAGATGCCCGATGAGTTCCTCGACGCCCTCGACACCGAGTTCGCCATCACCTGCCCCCGCCACCACGGACTGGACGCCGTGGACTCCATCCGCGCGATGCGCGACGGGAAAGCGTCGGTCTTTATGGCCATGGGCGGCAACTTCGTCGCCGCCACCCCCGATACCGCGGTGACCGAAGCCGCACTGCGCAACTGTGCACTGACCGTGCAGGTGTCGACCAAACTCAACCGCTCCCACCTCGTGACCGGACGGACCGCGCTGATCCTTCCCTCACTCGGCCGCACCGGCAAAGACATTCGCGGCGGCCGCAAACAACTGGGCACCGTCGAGGACTCCATGTCCATGGTCCATCTCTCCCGCGGCGGACTCACCCCCGTCAGCGAACACCTACGCAGCGAAGTCGCCATCGTCTGCGAACTCGCGCAGGAACTGTTCGGCGCCGACCACCCGGTGCCCTGGCAACAATTCGCCGACGACTACGACACCATCCGGGACTCCATCGCCCGCACCGTGCCCGGATTCGACGACTTCAACACCCGCGTTCGCCAACCCGACGGCCTCGCCCTACCCCACCCACCGCGCGACGAACGCCGCTTCCACACCGACTCCGGGAAAGCCACATTCGTCGTCAACGAACTACGATGGGTCCCCGTCCCGGCGGGCCGGCTGATCCTGCAAACCATGCGCAGCCACGACCAATACAACACCACCATCTACGGACTCGACGACCGCTACCGCGGCATCAAGAACGGTCGACGGGTGCTGTTCATCAACGCCGCCGACCTCACAGCCCTCGGATACACCGACGGCGACATCGTCGACCTCATCTCCGAATGGCCTCGACCCGACGGAACCACCGAACAACGCCGCGCACCCAACTTCCGACTGGTCGCATACCCCACACCCGCCGGCAACGTCGCCGCCTACTACCCCGAAACCAACCCACTCATCCCCCTCGACCACGTCGCCGACACATCCAACACACCCGTATCCAAAGCTGTAGTAGTCCGTCTCGAACGCCACCGCCCGTGACCGGCCGCATCACCGCACGTCTCCGCGCCACCCGGATCCACGCCGGAGCAGTCACACCCTGGCCCGACAGCGTCGCCGTCGAGGAACCTCTGGAGATACGCGTTGACCGCCGGCCACTTGCAATCACGATGCGCACCCCCGGAAACGACATCGATCTGACGCTAGGTTTTCTCTTCACCGAAGGACTCATCACCGACCCTCACGATGTTTCGGCGATCCGCTACTGCGACAGCTTCGATGACAGCGGCCGAAACACGTACAACGTCATCGACGTCACTCTTGCACCAGGTATTTCGCTGCCCGACACCGGAATCGAACGCAACTTCTACACCACCTCCTCGTGTGGTGTCTGCGGCAAGGCCTCCCTGGACGCGATCCGTCAACGCACCCTGCACCCACCGGCACGCGATTCGTGTCGCGTCACTGCCGACGTCCTCGCTGGGCTACCGGACCGGATGCGCACTGCCCAGAAAACCTTCGCCCGTACCGGCGGACTGCACGCGGCCGGTCTATTCACCACCTCCGGCGACCACTTAGCGCTCCGCTGCAGAATGAGTGATGCCCTGCCGAGGCTTGGACAGATACCACCAGATACTGACAAGTATGGACAAGTAGCGATGCAATTCGGACATCTTCGAACGGATGTCACACGAAACACCGCCTAGCGCCGAACCTCTTGCCTCCGGTTCGGAACCCATTTATTGTTTGCCATACAAACACTGTTGTCGAATGAACAGGACTTCTGTGGCCACCACCGGACGCGCGAGCCGGGAAGCCGGCAAGGCAACCCGCCAGGCGCTGCTGCGTGCCGCCGCCGAGGTGTTCGCCGAGCGCGGTGAGGCGGCGTCGGTCGCCCAGATCTGCCAACGCGCCGACGCCTACCCGAACCAGGTCACCTACTACTTCAATTCCAAGGAACAACTCTTCGTCGAGGTCGCCTGTGCCGGCGTGCTGCGCGCCGGCCGCCGAGCCGAGGAAGCCGCCGCCGAGACCACGACCGTCCGCGATTACACCAACACCCTCGTCGGAACCCTACTGGGGCCGTGCGCGCGGGACATCGAACTGTTCACCACAGCCATGCTGCTGACGTCGCGCCGCTCCGATCTCCGCGAACACATCACCGACACCCTGCGCACGCTGCACGAACGCGGCGAGCAGGCGCTGATGTCAACGCTGGTGCGCACCGGCTGGCAGCTGCGTGCCGGGATCGATGTCGAGGCGAAGGCCTTCTGGTCCGCGATCTTCGGTCTCGCGGTCCAGAAGGCCGCCACCGGAGCCGATTTCGGTTACCGACTCGAGGACGCGGTCGCCGTGATCTTCACGAATCTGCAGATCCCGGACCGCGTTCTGGACCGGCCACTCGCACCCACGCCCCAGGAGGCATGATGACCCACTTCGCGACGCACATCCACCCGCAGCCTCACCTCACCCACGAGGTCTTCAACCAGTCCGCTCCGCGACTGGACGTCAACGAGTACGAACTCGACACCGTCCTCACCGAGGCCGTCGCACGACACGACGGCGCCTGGGGTGACGCCGAACTCCGGGAGATCGGCGCACTCGTCGGCAGCGAATCCTTCAAGCACGACGCGCATCTCGCCAACACCATCACGCCGGTGCTGCGGACGTTCGACCGCTGGGGTCACCGCATCGACGAGGTCGAATACCACCCGGCGTACCACCGGATCATCTCCGAATCCATCGCCCACGGCGCCCACACACGCTGCTGGGCGGACCCGCAACCCGGTTCTCACGTCGTGCGTGCGGCCGCGTTCATGCTCTTCGGTCAGATCGAGCCGGGCCACGCCTGTCCGGTGTCGATGACGCACGCGGTCATCCCCTCGCTCGAACTGCAGCCCGACGTCGCCGCGAACTGGGTACCGAAGGCGTTGTCCCGCAGCTACTCCCCCGCACTGAGCGCCACCAAGGGGTCGGCGATCTTCGGGATGTCGATGACCGAGAAGCAGGGCGGTTCCGACGTCCGCGCCAACACCACCGTCGCCGTTCCCGCGGGGACCGGCGGCCCGGGGGCCGAATACCTTCTCACCGGCCACAAGTGGTTCTGCTCGGCACCCATGTCCGACGCATTCCTCGTCCTCGCACAGGCGCAAGGCACTGGTGGCGAAGGACTTTCGTGTTTCCTGCTCCCCCGCATCCTGCCCGACGGCACCCGCAACGTCTTCCGCATTCAGCGCCTCAAGGACAAGCTCGGCAACAAGTCCAACGCCTCGAGCGAGATCGAACTCGACGGCACCGTCGCCGTCATGATCGGCGAACCGGGCCGCGGCGTGCGCACGATCATCGAGATGGTCGCGCAGACCCGCCTCGACTGCGTCCTCGGTTCTGCGGCCGGCATGCGCCAGGCCGTCGCCGAAGCCGTCTGGCATGCCCGCCATCGTGCCGCCTTCGGTGCGACACTGGCCGACCAGCCCGCGATGACCGCCGTATTGGCCGATCTCGCACTGGAATCCGAGGCCGCGACCACCACCGCGATCCGCCTCGCCCGCGCGCACGACGAGGATGCGGACTCTCAGGAGCGCGCCTTCCGCCGACTTGCGACCGCGGTCGCCAAGTACTGGATCTGCAAGCGCGGGCCGCACCACGCCTACGAGGCGCTGGAATGCCTGGGCGGCAACGGATACACCGAGGACTTCCCCCTCGCCATGCGCTACCGCGAGCAGCCGGTGATGGCCGTGTGGGAAGGATCGGGCAACGTCATCGCCCTGGACGTCCTGCGTGCGATGACCCGGGAACCCGAATCGGTCGCCGCCTTCGACGCCGAGGTCTCCCTCGCCCGCGGCGCCGACCGGACTCTCGACGCGCACCTCGACCGACTCCGGGAACAACTCGGCGAACTGTCGCGACTCGCCCCGGCCGACGCCCAGCGCCGGGCGCGGTCGACCGTCGAGTCGATGGCCCTGGCGCTCGAGGCGTCACTGTTGGTGCGGCACAGCCCGTCAGCCGTCGCGGAGGCGTTCATCGCGAGCCGACTGGGCCCCGACCGCAGCTTCGAGTACGGCGCACTCCCCGACGGCGCCGATCTCGCCGCGATCCTCGAGCGCCACTGAGACGTCCGGCTCGAGGCCTCACACCACCCCTTCCGCCGCTGCCAGGATCTGCCGGCGCAGCGTCGAGGCGGTGTTGGGCAGCCACATCGCACGGACGGGCGCGAACGGCGGATCGGTGAACTCGACGATGCGGATGGAATTCGCGTAGATCCAGCCGGGTTCGTTGGTGACGAACGCGCACGCCTTCGGATGGGCGATCACCGCCGTGTGCGGCGGCGTGCCGAGGAGCGTCGACAGGATGATGCGCGGCTCGAAACCCGCTCTCCGGCACAGCCCGACGAGGATGTCGGTGTACTCGTACTCGTGCTCGGGCCCCCACACGACGATCTCGTAATCGGCGAGGGCGGCCATGTCGACGCGGGCGTGCGCGGCGAGTGGATGGTCACTGCGGACCGCGAGGCGGAGTTCGTGTTCGGTGGCGATCGTGGTCGCCATGTCCGGTGGCGCCGACACACCACGTCCCAGCGCGAGGTCGATCGACCCCGACAACAACTCATCACGCATGAAGTCGGCGAACACCGGGCGCACCGTGATCGGCACCGAAGGGTCGGCGAGGACCACGGGTTCGATGATGCGGAAGACCTCCGACGACGCGAGGTCGGGTGCGTGACCGATGACGAACGGCGCGGGCGCCCCGGCGTTCACGCGTCTGACCTGCGTGGCGAGCTGCTCACCACCGGCCAACAGGGGTACCGCGCCGCGGTAGAGCGCCTCCCCTGCAGGCGTCGGGGTCAGGCTGCGGCGC
The sequence above is drawn from the Gordonia rubripertincta genome and encodes:
- a CDS encoding TetR/AcrR family transcriptional regulator C-terminal domain-containing protein, which translates into the protein MATTGRASREAGKATRQALLRAAAEVFAERGEAASVAQICQRADAYPNQVTYYFNSKEQLFVEVACAGVLRAGRRAEEAAAETTTVRDYTNTLVGTLLGPCARDIELFTTAMLLTSRRSDLREHITDTLRTLHERGEQALMSTLVRTGWQLRAGIDVEAKAFWSAIFGLAVQKAATGADFGYRLEDAVAVIFTNLQIPDRVLDRPLAPTPQEA
- a CDS encoding acyl-CoA dehydrogenase family protein, producing MTHFATHIHPQPHLTHEVFNQSAPRLDVNEYELDTVLTEAVARHDGAWGDAELREIGALVGSESFKHDAHLANTITPVLRTFDRWGHRIDEVEYHPAYHRIISESIAHGAHTRCWADPQPGSHVVRAAAFMLFGQIEPGHACPVSMTHAVIPSLELQPDVAANWVPKALSRSYSPALSATKGSAIFGMSMTEKQGGSDVRANTTVAVPAGTGGPGAEYLLTGHKWFCSAPMSDAFLVLAQAQGTGGEGLSCFLLPRILPDGTRNVFRIQRLKDKLGNKSNASSEIELDGTVAVMIGEPGRGVRTIIEMVAQTRLDCVLGSAAGMRQAVAEAVWHARHRAAFGATLADQPAMTAVLADLALESEAATTTAIRLARAHDEDADSQERAFRRLATAVAKYWICKRGPHHAYEALECLGGNGYTEDFPLAMRYREQPVMAVWEGSGNVIALDVLRAMTREPESVAAFDAEVSLARGADRTLDAHLDRLREQLGELSRLAPADAQRRARSTVESMALALEASLLVRHSPSAVAEAFIASRLGPDRSFEYGALPDGADLAAILERH
- a CDS encoding formate dehydrogenase accessory sulfurtransferase FdhD; protein product: MTGRITARLRATRIHAGAVTPWPDSVAVEEPLEIRVDRRPLAITMRTPGNDIDLTLGFLFTEGLITDPHDVSAIRYCDSFDDSGRNTYNVIDVTLAPGISLPDTGIERNFYTTSSCGVCGKASLDAIRQRTLHPPARDSCRVTADVLAGLPDRMRTAQKTFARTGGLHAAGLFTTSGDHLALRCRMSDALPRLGQIPPDTDKYGQVAMQFGHLRTDVTRNTA
- a CDS encoding LysR family transcriptional regulator codes for the protein MNGSGDVGLRDIDLRRLRMFVVVMEAPSLRVAADTLFISQQALSSAIRELERQLGVELFSRSRRSLTPTPAGEALYRGAVPLLAGGEQLATQVRRVNAGAPAPFVIGHAPDLASSEVFRIIEPVVLADPSVPITVRPVFADFMRDELLSGSIDLALGRGVSAPPDMATTIATEHELRLAVRSDHPLAAHARVDMAALADYEIVVWGPEHEYEYTDILVGLCRRAGFEPRIILSTLLGTPPHTAVIAHPKACAFVTNEPGWIYANSIRIVEFTDPPFAPVRAMWLPNTASTLRRQILAAAEGVV